A part of Haloarchaeobius sp. HME9146 genomic DNA contains:
- a CDS encoding amphi-Trp domain-containing protein: MPEETLFEFERDMTTSEVAQYLRTVADRLDSGGEFTLESGGDSVTLSPPGRVEFEVEIERETSKSGKSPEIELEFALEWDENGSDGSGDLTIE; the protein is encoded by the coding sequence ATGCCAGAAGAGACGCTGTTCGAGTTCGAACGGGACATGACCACGAGCGAGGTCGCACAGTACCTTCGGACGGTCGCGGACCGCCTCGACTCCGGTGGCGAGTTCACGCTGGAATCCGGCGGCGACTCGGTGACGCTCTCGCCACCGGGGCGCGTCGAGTTCGAGGTCGAAATCGAACGGGAGACCTCGAAGTCCGGCAAGTCGCCGGAGATCGAGCTCGAGTTCGCCCTGGAGTGGGACGAGAACGGGAGCGACGGCAGCGGCGACCTCACCATCGAGTGA
- a CDS encoding GAF domain-containing sensor histidine kinase has translation MYDVYAFRIGDPAENRVAILFNDISEQKEAEAESRALREELESELAAMTRLHELSMRLVEKKDVQEMLEEVLDATIELQNADYGIIQLYDTTRQTLTISVHRGFPEEFLDHFETLHATETSVCGRALKRGERAIVEDIRTDEGFRPHRSAAESVPYRSVQSTPIFDSSGEILGMLSTHFREPHRPSERDLQLTDLYIQLAAGLLERVERERELERNVEQLDRFASVLSHDLRNPLGVAKTGLELARQDAPGAEENHDRIARALDRIDDLVSSLLTLAREGAVVSEFQPVRLSEVAERAWRSIDADEATLVVDTDVETVQGDPERIRTLFENLFRNSVEHGVRRTTGKAGDSVEHGSTNSRAQPGDAVEHGGAGVTVRVGSQSTSFFVEDDGPGIPAEERHRIFEYGYSTSRCSTGFGLSIVERIAEAHGWEMTVGESAAGGARFEFETAGWMR, from the coding sequence GTGTACGACGTGTATGCGTTCCGTATCGGGGACCCGGCCGAGAACCGGGTCGCGATTCTGTTCAACGACATCAGCGAACAGAAGGAGGCTGAGGCGGAGAGTCGGGCGCTTCGGGAGGAGTTGGAATCCGAACTCGCGGCGATGACGCGGTTGCACGAGTTGAGCATGCGACTCGTCGAGAAGAAGGACGTTCAGGAGATGCTGGAAGAGGTCCTGGATGCCACCATCGAACTCCAGAACGCGGATTACGGGATAATCCAACTGTACGACACCACGCGGCAGACACTGACGATATCCGTTCATCGGGGCTTCCCGGAGGAGTTCCTCGATCACTTCGAAACGTTGCACGCGACGGAAACGTCGGTGTGTGGGAGGGCGCTCAAGCGGGGGGAACGTGCAATCGTGGAAGATATCCGTACCGACGAGGGGTTTCGGCCGCATCGGTCGGCCGCCGAGAGCGTCCCGTACCGGAGCGTCCAGTCGACACCGATATTCGACAGTTCAGGCGAGATTCTCGGGATGCTCTCGACGCACTTCCGTGAGCCACACCGGCCCTCGGAGCGGGACCTCCAGCTGACGGACCTCTACATCCAGTTGGCAGCCGGCTTGCTCGAACGGGTCGAACGTGAACGAGAACTCGAACGCAACGTCGAACAGCTGGACCGGTTCGCGAGCGTGCTCAGTCACGACCTGCGGAACCCGCTCGGCGTTGCCAAGACTGGCCTCGAACTCGCGCGACAGGACGCGCCCGGTGCCGAGGAGAATCACGACCGTATCGCTCGCGCGCTCGACCGGATCGACGACCTCGTCTCGTCGTTGCTGACGCTGGCACGCGAGGGAGCGGTCGTCAGCGAGTTCCAGCCGGTGCGACTCAGCGAGGTTGCGGAGAGGGCGTGGCGGTCCATCGACGCGGACGAGGCGACCCTCGTCGTGGATACCGACGTGGAGACGGTACAGGGTGACCCGGAGCGAATCCGGACGCTGTTCGAGAACCTGTTCCGGAATAGTGTCGAACATGGCGTTCGACGAACCACCGGCAAAGCCGGTGATAGCGTGGAACATGGTTCCACGAACAGCCGGGCGCAGCCCGGCGACGCGGTCGAACACGGCGGAGCCGGTGTCACCGTCCGCGTCGGGAGCCAGAGCACCTCGTTCTTCGTCGAGGACGACGGGCCGGGTATCCCGGCCGAAGAACGTCACCGAATCTTCGAATACGGCTACAGCACGTCCCGGTGTAGCACTGGATTCGGACTCAGCATCGTCGAGCGCATCGCGGAGGCCCACGGGTGGGAGATGACCGTCGGGGAGAGTGCAGCTGGTGGTGCCCGATTCGAGTTCGAGACGGCCGGTTGGATGCGGTGA